The Hemibagrus wyckioides isolate EC202008001 linkage group LG10, SWU_Hwy_1.0, whole genome shotgun sequence genome includes a window with the following:
- the LOC131360598 gene encoding heat shock factor-binding protein 1-like: MSDTEPKSAQDLTVVVQSLLQQMQDKFQTMSDQIIGRIDEMSTRIDDLEKNISDLMTQAGVEEFDGENKFGDASGTA; the protein is encoded by the exons ATGTCTGACACGGAGCCCAAATCAGCCCAGGATTTAACCGTGGTG GTGCAGAGCTTACTGCAGCAGATGCAAGACAAGTTCCAGACCATGTCTGACCAGATTATCGGAAGAA TCGACGAGATGAGCACCCGCATCGACGACCTGGAGAAGAACATCTCCGACCTCATGACTCAGGCAGGCGTGGAGGAGTTCGACGGAGAGAACAAATTCGGCGATGCGTCAGGAACAGCTTGA